From Draconibacterium halophilum, one genomic window encodes:
- the dapF gene encoding diaminopimelate epimerase has translation MQNFFVKSHGLGNDYIVLNQDEITFELTEKAIIRICDVHFGIGSDGILLKVPSDNADFGLRILNPDGSEAEKSGNGLRIFAKYLYDHEFTSAKSFSIETPGGLVRAEIAEEKNGKAFMVKVDMGKAIFESEKVPVNLQKPECIDESLPLHDKTFQINCVSVGNPHCVVLVDELNEEEIKTYGSDIENHPMFPNRINVQFAKVISPNEVEIMIWERGAGWTLASGSSSCAVACTVVKRGLTERNLTIKMPGGDLSIEIDEDWEIRMTGEVREIGTGTLSAEIIQDLEL, from the coding sequence ATGCAAAACTTCTTTGTAAAATCACACGGTCTGGGGAACGATTATATCGTTTTAAATCAAGATGAGATAACATTTGAATTAACAGAAAAAGCCATTATTCGAATTTGCGATGTTCACTTTGGAATTGGCTCCGATGGTATTCTTTTAAAGGTGCCCAGCGATAACGCCGATTTCGGTTTGCGCATTCTGAATCCCGATGGGTCGGAGGCGGAGAAAAGCGGAAATGGCTTACGCATTTTTGCCAAGTATTTGTACGACCATGAATTTACTTCAGCAAAAAGTTTCAGCATTGAAACTCCCGGTGGGCTCGTTCGTGCTGAAATTGCAGAAGAAAAAAACGGCAAGGCTTTTATGGTAAAAGTTGATATGGGCAAAGCAATTTTCGAGTCAGAAAAAGTTCCTGTAAATCTTCAGAAACCTGAATGTATTGACGAATCATTGCCATTGCACGACAAAACTTTTCAGATTAATTGTGTTTCGGTTGGAAACCCGCATTGTGTGGTTTTGGTTGATGAACTTAACGAAGAAGAGATTAAAACTTACGGATCTGACATTGAGAATCATCCAATGTTTCCTAATCGGATTAATGTGCAGTTTGCAAAAGTTATTTCGCCAAATGAGGTTGAGATTATGATTTGGGAACGCGGTGCAGGCTGGACACTGGCTTCAGGAAGTTCGTCGTGTGCGGTGGCTTGTACGGTAGTTAAAAGAGGATTAACAGAACGAAACCTTACCATAAAAATGCCGGGTGGAGATTTGTCCATTGAGATAGACGAAGATTGGGAAATCCGCATGACCGGCGAAGTTCGCGAGATTGGAACGGGAACATTGAGTGCAGAAATTATTCAGGATTTGGAACTATAA
- a CDS encoding KamA family radical SAM protein — MDSIAFWDNVGISIRARKILQKLLAENPVLENIIRNADNVVEVHAALRNWVMPILKRNPAAESYYLNKSTDPEPEEKLSWQDLAAIRILDYIDNAGKEFPDQNIGGQLAQTNPFKMLWLATHKGSSGAEAAFFEDMLQLFRQLNDTQIRTHPTKSQVENWMKKYPSGLDPVVEELRQDNKKRIIRILIEKIDSGDISSRRYSFESGLSFANKEKLMNEWWLDSNFHLRFAIRSPELLNEMLDYTLTEETMKVLKKARRKGIPFFVNPYYLSLLNSYIPDYVVGADMAIRSYVIYSKQLVEEFGKIVAWEKEDKVKPGEPNAAGWIVPSYNIHRRYPEVAIFIPDTVGRACGGLCASCQRMYDFQSGRYNFNLDKLKPKRTWEERLPELLGYFRNDAQLRDILITGGDALMSSNRSLKQILDAIYKMALAKIEDNSLRAEGEKYAEIVRIRIGTRLPAYLPQRITPNLGKVLSEFKKKAQKAGIKQFVVQTHFQSPMEITFDSKRAVQLLLESGWAVTNQEVFTTAASRRGHSAKLRNVLNELGVLSYYTFAVKGFKENKTSFTPNSRLMQERMEEKIFGTIPKKDMDFAQHLLLHPQKIVESIKSLHKEAELPFLSTDRSILNLPGVGKSMTFRTIGITRYGRRILEFEHDPTRTHSPIIHKMGKVIVIESKSLDEYLKQLEEMGENPEDYAGVFGYTIGHTEPRMAMYEYPEYDYQITKEITNLEI, encoded by the coding sequence ATGGATTCAATTGCTTTCTGGGACAATGTTGGAATCTCCATACGCGCACGAAAAATTCTTCAAAAACTGTTAGCCGAAAATCCGGTTCTTGAAAACATAATACGAAATGCCGACAACGTAGTTGAAGTTCATGCGGCTTTACGCAACTGGGTTATGCCCATTTTAAAACGCAATCCGGCTGCCGAAAGTTATTATCTGAATAAATCTACCGATCCGGAACCGGAAGAAAAACTCAGCTGGCAGGACTTGGCGGCTATACGTATTCTCGATTATATCGACAATGCCGGCAAAGAATTTCCCGATCAGAATATTGGCGGACAATTGGCGCAAACCAATCCGTTTAAAATGCTCTGGCTGGCTACTCATAAAGGAAGCAGTGGTGCAGAAGCGGCTTTTTTCGAGGACATGTTGCAATTGTTTCGCCAGTTAAATGATACACAAATTCGAACACATCCCACAAAAAGCCAGGTAGAAAACTGGATGAAGAAATATCCATCGGGACTTGATCCTGTGGTGGAAGAACTACGACAAGATAATAAAAAGAGGATCATCCGGATTTTGATCGAAAAAATCGATAGTGGTGATATTTCCAGCCGAAGGTATTCCTTTGAATCAGGTTTGAGTTTTGCCAATAAAGAAAAGCTGATGAATGAGTGGTGGCTAGATAGCAACTTCCATTTACGCTTTGCTATCCGTTCTCCGGAGTTGTTGAACGAAATGCTCGACTACACACTTACCGAAGAAACAATGAAGGTGCTGAAAAAGGCCAGAAGAAAAGGCATTCCATTTTTTGTCAATCCGTATTACCTTTCGCTGTTAAATTCATATATCCCCGATTATGTGGTGGGTGCCGACATGGCCATTCGTTCGTACGTAATTTACAGCAAACAACTGGTTGAGGAGTTCGGAAAAATTGTAGCCTGGGAAAAAGAAGACAAGGTAAAACCCGGCGAGCCAAATGCTGCAGGCTGGATTGTACCCTCATATAACATCCACCGACGCTACCCCGAAGTAGCCATTTTTATTCCCGATACGGTTGGCCGTGCCTGTGGCGGTTTGTGCGCCAGCTGTCAACGGATGTATGATTTTCAGAGCGGGCGCTACAATTTTAATCTCGACAAACTGAAACCCAAAAGAACCTGGGAAGAACGCCTTCCGGAACTACTCGGTTATTTCAGAAACGACGCTCAGCTTCGCGATATACTTATTACCGGTGGCGATGCCTTAATGAGTAGCAACAGAAGCCTGAAACAAATACTTGATGCAATTTACAAAATGGCTCTGGCAAAAATTGAAGACAACAGCTTACGCGCTGAAGGGGAAAAATATGCCGAAATTGTGCGAATAAGAATTGGAACGCGTTTACCGGCTTATCTGCCCCAACGAATAACTCCCAATCTCGGGAAAGTTCTTTCGGAATTTAAAAAGAAAGCCCAAAAGGCAGGCATAAAACAGTTTGTTGTTCAAACACACTTTCAGTCGCCCATGGAAATTACGTTCGATTCAAAACGGGCTGTTCAGCTGCTTCTTGAATCGGGCTGGGCAGTTACCAACCAAGAGGTCTTTACTACTGCAGCTTCAAGGCGCGGACACAGTGCAAAACTGCGTAATGTTCTAAATGAATTAGGTGTGCTTTCCTACTATACTTTCGCAGTGAAAGGATTTAAAGAAAATAAAACCAGTTTTACTCCTAACTCGCGACTGATGCAGGAACGAATGGAAGAAAAAATATTTGGAACAATTCCTAAAAAGGACATGGATTTTGCTCAACATCTCCTACTGCATCCTCAAAAAATTGTGGAGAGTATAAAATCGCTACACAAAGAAGCCGAACTTCCGTTTTTATCCACCGACCGAAGTATTCTTAACCTGCCAGGAGTAGGGAAAAGTATGACTTTCAGAACCATCGGCATTACACGCTACGGTAGGCGGATTCTGGAATTCGAACACGATCCTACACGCACCCACAGTCCTATTATTCATAAAATGGGGAAGGTAATTGTTATCGAGTCAAAATCGCTCGACGAATACCTTAAACAGCTGGAAGAAATGGGTGAAAACCCGGAAGATTACGCCGGCGTTTTCGGATACACCATTGGCCACACCGAACCGCGGATGGCCATGTACGAATATCCGGAATACGATTACCAGATAACAAAAGAAATTACTAACCTGGAAATTTAA
- the era gene encoding GTPase Era, which translates to MAHKAGFVNIVGNPNVGKSTIMNALVGEKLSIITQKMQTTRHRIKGIVSGEDFQIVYSDTPGILKPSYKLQESMMKFVDTALIDADVILFVTDVKEKVDKNPEYIEKVRKSNMPVIVLLNKIDLSNQEEVLKLYDHWSNTFPGADVFAISALEKFNIEPIFDRIMEHLPEGPAFFSKEQLTDRNERFFVQEIIREKILLHYQKEIPYSVEVEVEEFKETDKIINIRTVIHVSRDSQKGIIIGHQGKMIKRVGTEARLDAEEFFDKKIFLELYVKVAKDWREKDGQLKNFGYDKF; encoded by the coding sequence ATGGCACATAAAGCAGGATTTGTGAACATTGTTGGCAACCCGAATGTGGGTAAATCAACAATTATGAATGCACTGGTAGGCGAAAAACTGTCTATCATCACCCAAAAGATGCAAACCACGCGCCACCGCATCAAAGGCATTGTAAGTGGCGAAGATTTCCAGATTGTTTATTCCGATACTCCCGGTATTCTGAAGCCCAGTTACAAGCTTCAGGAATCGATGATGAAGTTTGTTGACACAGCTTTAATCGATGCCGACGTGATTCTTTTTGTTACCGATGTAAAAGAAAAGGTAGACAAAAATCCGGAATACATTGAGAAAGTACGAAAGTCGAATATGCCGGTTATCGTATTGCTGAATAAGATCGATCTCTCGAACCAGGAAGAAGTATTAAAACTGTACGATCATTGGTCGAACACATTTCCGGGAGCCGATGTTTTTGCGATTTCAGCCCTGGAAAAGTTCAATATCGAACCTATTTTCGATCGCATTATGGAGCACCTTCCCGAAGGTCCGGCCTTTTTCTCAAAAGAACAATTGACCGACCGGAACGAGCGCTTTTTTGTGCAGGAAATTATTCGTGAGAAGATTCTTCTGCACTACCAAAAGGAGATACCTTATTCGGTGGAGGTTGAAGTTGAAGAGTTTAAAGAGACAGATAAAATTATAAATATCCGTACAGTGATTCACGTGTCGCGCGATAGCCAGAAAGGAATTATCATTGGGCATCAGGGCAAGATGATAAAACGCGTTGGAACGGAAGCACGCCTTGATGCAGAAGAATTTTTTGACAAGAAAATTTTTCTGGAGTTGTATGTGAAAGTAGCCAAAGACTGGCGCGAGAAAGACGGTCAGTTAAAGAATTTTGGATACGATAAGTTTTAA